A stretch of Flavobacterium sp. N1994 DNA encodes these proteins:
- a CDS encoding MlaE family ABC transporter permease, translating to MIAGLKNIFTDTGSITVFTARFFKEVFKPPFQINEFIRQCYAVGYKSLPLITITGFIMGLVLTIQSRPTMAKFGAESWLPSMVSLSLIREIAPVITALICAGKIASGIGAELGSMKVTEQIDAMEVSAINPYKYLVVTRILATTLMIPLLVIYADLVGIFGGYIGYNIHSDMSMYRYFTGVFEHLEFLDVMPATIKTFFFGFFIGLIGCYKGFNASNGTASVGVAANSAVVTASLSIFIIDMLAVQITDLFF from the coding sequence ATGATAGCAGGACTTAAAAATATTTTTACCGATACAGGTTCGATTACAGTATTTACCGCAAGGTTTTTCAAGGAAGTTTTCAAACCACCTTTCCAAATTAACGAGTTCATAAGGCAGTGTTATGCCGTTGGCTATAAATCATTGCCTTTGATAACCATTACTGGATTTATCATGGGCTTAGTGCTAACGATTCAATCCCGTCCTACTATGGCTAAGTTTGGGGCAGAATCCTGGTTGCCCAGTATGGTTTCACTTTCACTGATTAGGGAAATTGCTCCTGTAATCACTGCGTTAATTTGTGCCGGAAAAATTGCTTCGGGTATTGGTGCCGAATTAGGTTCGATGAAAGTTACCGAGCAAATAGATGCTATGGAAGTTTCGGCTATCAACCCCTATAAGTATTTAGTGGTAACCCGAATATTAGCCACAACATTAATGATTCCCCTTTTGGTAATTTATGCCGATTTAGTGGGGATTTTTGGTGGTTATATTGGATACAACATTCATAGCGATATGAGTATGTACCGCTATTTTACCGGAGTATTCGAACATTTAGAATTTCTAGATGTTATGCCTGCCACCATTAAAACTTTCTTCTTTGGATTCTTTATCGGACTCATTGGTTGCTACAAAGGATTTAATGCTTCCAATGGTACAGCTAGTGTTGGTGTGGCTGCTAATTCAGCTGTCGTGACAGCATCGCTTTCTATTTTTATTATCGATATGTTGGCCGTTCAAATAACTGATTTATTTTTCTAA
- a CDS encoding ABC transporter ATP-binding protein, whose product METNKPVIEIKNLHKTFGENEVLNGVNITVNKGEDVVILGRSGSGKSVTIKCLVGLEKADEGTIKVFGTDITKLHENELNTIRARIGFMFQNGALYDSMSVRQNLTFTLKHHDKNSTKEIIDTKINEALDNVGLLEAIDKMPSELSGGMRKRIGMARALIVQPEIILYDEPTSGLDTITSREISELMVSIQKKYKTTSLIITHDMACAKVTGNRIMILKDGVINAEGTYAELEKSKDPWVKSFFI is encoded by the coding sequence ATGGAAACCAATAAACCCGTCATAGAAATCAAAAACCTACATAAGACCTTCGGAGAAAATGAGGTGCTTAATGGTGTCAATATCACCGTCAATAAAGGTGAGGATGTAGTAATCTTAGGTCGCTCTGGATCAGGGAAATCAGTTACGATTAAATGCCTCGTCGGATTAGAAAAAGCAGATGAGGGAACCATAAAAGTATTTGGTACCGACATCACAAAACTCCATGAAAATGAACTCAATACCATCAGAGCTCGCATTGGTTTTATGTTTCAGAACGGAGCCCTTTACGACTCTATGTCCGTCAGACAAAACCTGACGTTTACCTTAAAACACCATGATAAAAATAGCACCAAAGAAATCATTGATACTAAAATAAACGAAGCCTTAGACAATGTGGGTTTATTAGAAGCAATAGATAAAATGCCCTCAGAGCTTTCAGGAGGTATGCGTAAACGAATTGGTATGGCCAGAGCCTTAATCGTTCAACCAGAAATTATTTTGTACGATGAACCAACTTCAGGATTAGATACCATTACCTCAAGAGAAATCAGCGAATTAATGGTTTCGATTCAAAAAAAATACAAAACAACATCACTCATTATCACACACGATATGGCTTGCGCCAAAGTAACAGGAAATCGAATTATGATTTTAAAAGACGGAGTGATTAATGCGGAAGGTACTTATGCTGAATTGGAAAAAAGCAAAGACCCTTGGGTAAAATCATTTTTTATATAA
- a CDS encoding Dps family protein translates to MTPKIGIAETNLKKSTSLLSILLSDEMTLYVKTRKFHWNISGNSFMELHKLFESQYIQFEAIIDEVAERINKLGSKTIGTMKEFTNLSRLEENENNYPAQKDMILELLKDNETLITEIRKDIDVCANENHDAGTADLLTKILQQHETMAWILRRYLN, encoded by the coding sequence ATGACACCCAAAATAGGAATAGCTGAAACTAACTTGAAAAAAAGTACTTCTTTATTATCCATTCTTTTGTCGGATGAAATGACTTTATACGTCAAAACCAGGAAATTCCATTGGAATATTTCAGGCAACAGTTTTATGGAACTGCATAAATTATTTGAATCTCAGTACATACAATTTGAAGCAATAATAGACGAAGTAGCTGAACGTATCAACAAACTGGGAAGTAAAACTATCGGAACCATGAAAGAGTTTACCAATCTGTCTCGATTGGAAGAAAACGAAAATAACTATCCAGCTCAAAAGGATATGATTTTAGAACTATTAAAGGATAACGAAACTTTAATAACCGAAATCAGAAAAGATATTGATGTATGTGCTAATGAAAATCATGATGCGGGTACAGCGGATTTATTGACCAAAATATTGCAACAACACGAAACGATGGCTTGGATTTTAAGACGCTATTTAAATTAG